One Octopus sinensis linkage group LG11, ASM634580v1, whole genome shotgun sequence genomic window carries:
- the LOC115216964 gene encoding actin-related protein 2, whose protein sequence is MVGEEASALRSMLEVKYPMENGIVRNWEDMLHVYDYTFGRDKMNIDTSNSKILLTEPPMNPIKNREKMVEVMFEKYNFHSVYIAIQAVLTLYAQGLQTGVVVDSGDGVTHICPVYEGFSLPHLTRRLDIAGRDITKYLIKLLLLRGYAFNHSADFETVRIMKEKLCYVAYDVVQEQQLALETTVLVESYTLPDGRVIKVGGERFEAPEALFQPHLINIEGVGVAELLFNTIQAADIDTRTEFYKHIVLSGGSTMYPGLPSRLERELKQLYLERVLKGNSSKLSKFKIRIEDPPRRKHMVFLGGAVLADIMKDKDSFWMTKEEYMEKGLRVLEKLGINSK, encoded by the exons ATGGTGGGAGAAGAGGCCAGTGCCCTTCGTTCAATGCTTGAAGTGAAATATCCAATGGAAAATGGTATTGTTCGTAACTGGGAAGATATGCTGCATGTGTATGATTACACATTTGGTCGAGACAAAATGAATATTGATACTAGCAATAGCAAAATTCTACTCACAGAACCTCCCATGAATCCaataaaaaacagagagaaaatggtGGAG GTtatgtttgaaaaatataatttccatAGTGTGTACATTGCAATTCAAGCTGTTCTAACATTATATGCGCAAG GGTTACAGACAGGAGTAGTTGTGGATTCTGGTGATGGTGTAACTCATATTTGCCCAGTTTATGAAGGGTTCTCTTTACCTCACTTAACACGGCGTCTTGATATTGCTGGTAGAGATATTACTAAATATCTTATTAAG CTGCTGCTTTTAAGAGGTTATGCTTTCAATCACTCTGCTGATTTTGAAACTGTTCGTATTATGAAAGAAAAGCTTTGTTATGTAGCATATGATGTAGTCCAAGAACAACAACTTGCTCTTGAAACAACCGTCTTGGTGGAGTCTTATACA CTTCCTGATGGTCGAGTTATAAAAGTTGGTGGTGAAAGATTCGAAGCTCCTGAAGCATTGTTCCAGCCCCATCTAATAAACATTGAAGGTGTTGGTGTTGCCGAATTACTCTTCAATACTATACAGGCAGCAGACATTGATACACGCACTGAATTCTATAAACATATTGTGCTGTCTGGTGGCTCAACTATGTATCCTGGCCTTCCTAGTCGTTTAGAAAGAGAACTCAAACAACTTTATCTTGAACGAGTGCTTAAAGGAAATTCATCAAAACTTTca aaatttaaaattcGAATAGAAGACCCACCTCGCAGAAAGCATATGGTATTTTTAGGTGGTGCTGTCTTAGCAGATATTATGAAAGATAAAGATTCTTTTTGGATGACTAAAGAAGAATACATGGAAAAAGGCCTAAGGGTTCTTGAAAAACTTGGTATCAATTccaaatag